In Carya illinoinensis cultivar Pawnee chromosome 6, C.illinoinensisPawnee_v1, whole genome shotgun sequence, a single genomic region encodes these proteins:
- the LOC122313942 gene encoding basic leucine zipper 43-like: MLPTEITGIRYLAQETPIPTPVSYEMMHSNTNTSDLYFNRFLTSLPNFHFPTPQGHEFTPQYSCISNNSSTSDEAEEHHLGIIDERKQRRMISNRESARRSRMRKQKHLDELWSQVVRLRTEKYHLIERLNHVTESHDELLQENTRLKEEASDLRQMLTHLQIGSPYPTTLRDLEEVIPCNTADLGAESSDQSISNPEDLLYYD, from the coding sequence ATGCTTCCAACTGAGATTACAGGAATCCGCTATCTAGCACAAGAAACCCCGATTCCAACTCCCGTTAGCTATGAAATGATGCACAGCAACACAAACACATCAGACCTTTATTTCAATAGATTCTTAACCAGCTTACCCAACTTTCACTTCCCTACTCCTCAAGGCCATGAGTTTACCCCACAATACTCCTGCATAAGCAATAACTCCAGCACTTCTGATGAAGCTGAGGAGCATCATCTCGGCATCATCGATGAAAGGAAGCAGCGAAGAATGATTTCTAACAGAGAATCTGCACGCAGATCACGGATGAGGAAACAAAAGCACCTAGATGAACTCTGGTCACAGGTGGTAAGGCTTCGAACAGAGAAATACCATCTGATAGAAAGGTTGAATCATGTTACTGAGAGCCATGACGAGCTTCTTCAGGAAAATACAAGACTCAAGGAAGAAGCTTCTGATCTTCGCCAAATGCTCACACACCTGCAAATTGGCAGTCCTTACCCTACTACGTTAAGAGATTTGGAAGAGGTTATTCCTTGCAACACTGCTGATCTCGGAGCTGAATCCTCCGACCAATCCATCTCTAATCCCGAAGACTTACTTTATTATGATTAG